From Amia ocellicauda isolate fAmiCal2 chromosome 12, fAmiCal2.hap1, whole genome shotgun sequence, a single genomic window includes:
- the cnot7 gene encoding CCR4-NOT transcription complex subunit 7, with protein sequence MPAATVDHSQRICEVWACNLDEELKRIRQVIRKYNYIAMDTEFPGVVARPIGEFRSNADYQYQLLRCNVDLLKIIQLGLTFMNEQGEYPPGTSTWQFNFKFNLTEDMYAQDSIELLTTSGIQFKKHEEEGIETLYFAELLMTSGVVLCEGVKWLSFHSGYDFGYLIKILSNSNLPEEEVDFFEILRLFFPIIYDVKYLMKSCKNLKGGLQEVAEQLELERIGPQHQAGSDSLLTGMAFFKMREMFFEDHIDDAKYCGHLYGLGSGSSYVQNGTGNAYEEEANKPQS encoded by the exons ATGCCAGCAGCGACTGTAGACCATAGCCAAAGAATCTGTGAGGTCTGGGCTTGCAACCTGGATGAAGAGTTGAAGAGAATCCGGCAAGTCATACGCAAATATAACTACATCGCAATG gaCACAGAGTTTCCAGGTGTAGTTGCCAGGCCAATTGGAGAATTCAGAAGCAATGCAGACTACCAATACCAATTACTGCGATGTAATGTAGATTTGTTAAAGATAATCCAGCTAGGCCTGACTTTCATGAATGAGCAGGGTGAATACCCTCCGGGAACCTCTACGTGGCAATTCAATTTTAAGTTTAACCTCAC GGAAGATATGTATGCACAAGACTCCATAGAGCTATTAACAACATCAGGTATCCAGTTTAAAAAGCATGAAGAAGAGGGGATTGAAACACTGTATTTTGCAGAACTTCTAATGACCTCTGGAGTAGTACTGTGTGAAGGGGTGAAATGGCTTTCTTTTCACAG TGGCTATGACTTTGGATACCTAATCAAAATTTTATCCAACTCCAACTTGCCAGAAGAAGAAGTGGACTTTTTTGAGATCCTCCGTTTATTTTTTCCTATAATTTATGATGTGAAGTACCTCATGAAGAGCTGCAAAAACTTGAAG GGTGGCTTGCAAGAAGTAGCGGAACAACTAGAACTGGAGAGAATTGGCCCCCAGCACCAGGCTGGCTCCGACTCTCTGCTCACAGGCATGGCATTCTTCAAAATGAGAGAG ATGTTCTTTGAGGACCACATTGATGATGCCAAATACTGTGGTCACTTGTATGGCCTCGGATCTGGCTCATCTTATGTTCAGAATGGTACAGGCAATGCCTATGAGGAGGAAGCCAACAAACCTCAATCATGA